The Thermoflexus sp. genomic sequence CAGTGTGCCCGCCCCGTGGGCGATCATTCCCGCTGGCCGGTTTTGCGGGACGACGCATCGGGCGAGGTGGCCTGCCCCGCTCTCGCCTCCCCGGGGATTTAGGGGCCGGGCTGGCATAGGGTCTCCTGATCAGGATCCGGTGCTGGGTCGATGCATGTTGCCCAGGAAGACCTGAAGCGTGTCCACAGGCACCGGAAAGATGATGGTGGAGTTCTTTTCCATCGAGATCTCGGTCAGTGTTTGCAGGTAGCGCAGCTGAAGGGCGGCGGGTTCGGAGGCGATCATCCGGGCAGCCTCCACTAGGGTCTTCGCCGCCTGGTATTCGCCCTCTGCATGGATGATTTTGGCCCGCTTCTCCCGCTCTGCCTCCGCCTGCCGGGCCATCGCCCGCTGCATTCCCTGCGGCAGCTCCACGTCCTTCACCTCCACCATCACCACCTTGATCCCCCAGGAATCCGTTGCCTCATCCAGGATCTGCCGCAGGTGCGCATTGACCTTGTCCCGATGGGCGAGCAGCTCGTCCAGTTCCGACTGGCCCAAAACGCTGCGGAGGGTCGTCTGGGCCAGATTCCAGGTCGCGGCCTTGAAATCCTCTACCTGGGTGATGGCCTTCGCCGGATCGATCACGCGATAGAAGACGACGGCGTTCACCTTCACCGTGACGTTATCCCGGGTGATGGCCTCCTGGGGAGGCACATCGAAGGTCATCAGCCGCAGGTTGACCCGAATCACCCGATCGATGATCGGGATGACGAGGAAAAGGCCAGGGCCCTTGGTGGCGTGATATCGGCCCAGCCGTAATACCACACCCCGTTCCCACTCCGGCAGGATCCGGATGGCCGACGAAAGCAGGACCAGGATGGCCACAGCAACAGGAATGCCCCACACGATCCATTCCATTGGAACATTCTCCTTTCGCCCCAGCAGGTGAAGCTTTGATCCCCTGTTCCGGCGGCCGCCGATCGATCTGTTTCCGCTCTCATTGTAACTCAATTGGCCGGAGCGAATAGGGGTGGGACAGGCATGGCCGATGAACCGGAGGATTCGCTCCGCCCGGCCAATTCCGAACTGTTTGCTTTTTCCCTTTAATTAATTAAACTGGGAGCGCTTCAGACCTGGTTGTTTCCTGGCCTCTATGGCTCCAAGGGTCCAATCTCTGTTCTCGATAGCGGGGGGCCCATGATCGAATTGGTGTGTAATCTGCATAGCCATACGCGCTTCTCGGATGGGGTCGGCTTTCATCGGGATGTTGTAGCGGCCGCGGCCCGGGCCGGCCTGGATGTGGTGGGGGTGACAGATCATAACGTGTGGGTTGGAGGAGTGCAGGGCTACTATGATCGGGTCCTCCTGCTGGTGGGCGAG encodes the following:
- a CDS encoding slipin family protein, which translates into the protein MEWIVWGIPVAVAILVLLSSAIRILPEWERGVVLRLGRYHATKGPGLFLVIPIIDRVIRVNLRLMTFDVPPQEAITRDNVTVKVNAVVFYRVIDPAKAITQVEDFKAATWNLAQTTLRSVLGQSELDELLAHRDKVNAHLRQILDEATDSWGIKVVMVEVKDVELPQGMQRAMARQAEAEREKRAKIIHAEGEYQAAKTLVEAARMIASEPAALQLRYLQTLTEISMEKNSTIIFPVPVDTLQVFLGNMHRPSTGS